From Echinicola soli, a single genomic window includes:
- a CDS encoding efflux RND transporter periplasmic adaptor subunit gives MKKYIYHYSNMKTFSRLSLALAAAMTFSCGPQESELEAKKAQLKAYKDQYHELKDNISALEKEISAEDSTFARSNRKSVLVTTVKAQNQAFEHYLEVTGSVLSKKNVNISSEVSGRIEQIDVHEGMRASKGEVLVSIDGESIDNNISELETQLDLATTLYEKQKRLWEREIGTEVQYLEAKNRVESLEKNLETLKTQKDKTTIRAPYHGTVEEVMVKLGELVQPGMPIINFVGESDLYIEADISEAYVGVLEQGDSVKVQFPSLDREVNTKVTAVGAIINPNNRTFKVEVFLPSVKHIKPNMISVLRIKDYENKAATTVPTNLIQRDNKGEYVFVVDNGQAKKQYITKGETYHRVSEIKEGLSGGEVLIDKGFREVAEGSKVQIVES, from the coding sequence ATGAAAAAATACATATACCATTATAGCAATATGAAAACCTTTTCCAGATTATCATTGGCATTAGCGGCCGCAATGACTTTTTCCTGCGGCCCGCAAGAATCTGAGCTGGAGGCAAAAAAAGCCCAGCTGAAAGCATACAAGGATCAGTACCATGAGCTGAAGGATAATATCTCCGCGCTCGAAAAGGAGATTTCCGCAGAGGACTCTACTTTTGCAAGGAGCAATAGAAAATCCGTTTTGGTGACCACTGTCAAGGCCCAGAACCAAGCCTTTGAACATTACCTGGAAGTGACCGGATCGGTACTTTCCAAAAAGAATGTCAACATCAGTTCCGAAGTGTCCGGAAGGATAGAGCAGATCGATGTGCATGAAGGGATGCGGGCTTCCAAAGGAGAGGTATTGGTGAGCATTGATGGGGAATCCATTGATAACAATATCTCCGAACTGGAGACACAGCTGGACCTGGCCACTACCCTATATGAAAAGCAGAAGCGCCTTTGGGAACGCGAAATCGGCACCGAAGTGCAGTACCTCGAAGCAAAAAACAGGGTGGAGTCGCTGGAGAAGAACCTGGAAACCCTAAAAACACAGAAGGATAAAACCACCATCCGTGCTCCGTACCATGGTACTGTGGAAGAGGTGATGGTAAAACTGGGAGAGCTGGTGCAGCCGGGCATGCCGATCATCAACTTTGTCGGGGAAAGCGACCTGTACATCGAAGCGGATATTTCCGAGGCCTATGTAGGGGTGTTGGAGCAAGGAGATTCGGTAAAAGTGCAATTCCCTTCACTGGACCGTGAGGTTAATACCAAAGTGACCGCAGTGGGAGCCATCATCAATCCCAATAACAGAACCTTCAAAGTGGAGGTGTTCTTGCCGAGCGTGAAGCATATCAAACCGAATATGATATCGGTGCTCCGGATCAAGGATTATGAAAATAAAGCGGCGACGACCGTTCCTACCAACCTAATCCAACGTGATAACAAAGGCGAGTACGTCTTTGTGGTGGACAACGGACAGGCCAAGAAACAATACATCACGAAGGGAGAGACCTATCACAGGGTTTCCGAAATCAAGGAAGGACTTTCAGGCGGGGAAGTGCTGATAGACAAAGGATTCAGAGAAGTAGCTGAAGGTTCCAAAGTTCAAATCGTTGAAAGTTAA
- a CDS encoding TolC family protein: MRLTTRFSLFGVLLTCLLAGRVSAQEVLEFTLEESVQYALENNADAKNALLETFASKASVGEQVAQGLPQINGSFDFTKNVSIPVMFLPNEGPFADPDNPSDVIPVQFGVNYQSGISVTVNQMIFDGSYFVGLKAARTYRQLSEFDKEKTENDVIENVKKAFFTVLVNEERQQLAEANLARIDTLLQETTALYEEGFAEKIEVSRVKVQYNNIRTELDKINAASEISKQLLKVQMGLPIEYEIRMTESLRDLNQPEQITDLLDNPGYRRVEMDQLQTNWELVKLDLKNNTVQYLPSLNANFTYQRNGAGQQFNTLWDGENWFTGAFVGLTLNVPIFDGLAKAKRIQQNRIQLQQIENQIDMLDDNIVVERFQARTNLQNNLKTLDVQRENMELASEVYEISRIKYTEGVGSNFEVVEADSDLVEAEINYYSALYDALISKVDLEKALGILR; encoded by the coding sequence ATGCGTTTAACAACCAGATTCTCCCTTTTTGGCGTCCTGCTCACCTGCCTGCTGGCAGGTCGGGTATCCGCCCAGGAAGTATTGGAGTTTACTTTAGAGGAAAGCGTCCAGTACGCTTTGGAAAACAACGCCGATGCCAAGAATGCCTTGCTGGAGACTTTTGCTTCAAAAGCTTCGGTAGGAGAGCAGGTGGCTCAGGGACTGCCCCAGATCAATGGCAGTTTTGATTTTACCAAGAACGTATCCATTCCGGTGATGTTTTTGCCCAACGAGGGACCTTTTGCAGATCCGGACAACCCTTCGGATGTGATTCCGGTACAGTTTGGCGTCAACTACCAGAGTGGCATATCGGTAACGGTGAACCAGATGATCTTTGACGGATCGTACTTTGTGGGACTAAAGGCAGCACGTACCTACAGACAGCTCAGCGAGTTTGATAAGGAAAAAACCGAAAATGATGTCATCGAGAATGTCAAAAAGGCCTTTTTTACCGTGCTGGTCAACGAGGAGCGGCAGCAGCTCGCCGAGGCCAATCTGGCAAGGATCGACACGCTGCTCCAGGAAACTACGGCCCTGTATGAGGAAGGCTTTGCCGAGAAGATCGAAGTTTCCCGTGTGAAGGTGCAGTACAATAACATCAGGACCGAGCTGGATAAGATCAATGCCGCCTCAGAGATCAGCAAGCAACTGCTAAAGGTCCAGATGGGCCTGCCGATTGAATATGAGATCCGCATGACCGAAAGCTTGCGGGATTTGAACCAGCCGGAGCAAATTACGGATCTATTGGACAACCCAGGTTACCGAAGGGTAGAAATGGACCAGCTACAGACCAACTGGGAACTGGTGAAACTGGACCTGAAAAACAATACGGTACAGTACCTGCCCAGTCTCAACGCGAACTTCACCTACCAGCGGAACGGTGCAGGACAGCAGTTCAACACGCTATGGGATGGTGAAAATTGGTTTACGGGTGCCTTTGTCGGGCTCACGCTGAACGTGCCCATTTTTGATGGACTGGCCAAGGCCAAGCGGATCCAGCAAAACCGTATCCAGCTGCAGCAGATCGAAAACCAGATCGACATGCTGGATGATAACATTGTGGTCGAACGCTTCCAGGCGAGGACAAACCTGCAGAACAACCTCAAAACACTGGATGTCCAGCGGGAAAACATGGAGCTTGCCAGCGAAGTGTACGAAATCAGCCGGATCAAGTATACCGAAGGTGTGGGCTCCAACTTTGAGGTAGTGGAGGCGGACTCCGACCTTGTGGAAGCCGAGATCAATTATTACAGTGCATTGTACGACGCTTTGATCTCCAAGGTGGATCTTGAAAAAGCATTAGGAATATTAAGATGA
- a CDS encoding TetR/AcrR family transcriptional regulator — translation METREKILTIAMDQFARLGVRYVTVDDIARAAGVSKKTIYQEFKDKAQLVLEAFKNKMLEDQEFFMNLYDENQGAIWHFVEVSKYIRSRFSNINPVVFSEIQRYYPSCWKLFEDFRQNCAIKTISDVLEKGKKEGYFRPEIDANILALVRMDQIASTFDSEKFPPSKFNVMEVQMAIMDHFIHGILTDKGRELFYKINNQD, via the coding sequence TTGGAGACACGCGAAAAGATATTGACAATCGCCATGGACCAATTTGCCCGTTTGGGGGTAAGGTATGTGACCGTGGATGATATAGCCCGGGCTGCTGGTGTTTCGAAGAAGACGATATACCAGGAGTTCAAGGATAAGGCGCAGTTGGTGCTGGAGGCCTTTAAAAACAAAATGCTGGAGGACCAGGAGTTTTTTATGAATCTCTATGATGAAAACCAAGGGGCGATATGGCATTTTGTGGAGGTGTCCAAATACATCCGCTCAAGGTTTTCCAATATCAACCCTGTGGTATTCAGTGAAATCCAGCGGTATTATCCCAGTTGTTGGAAATTGTTTGAGGATTTTAGGCAAAACTGTGCCATCAAGACCATTTCTGACGTCTTGGAGAAAGGTAAGAAAGAAGGGTACTTCAGGCCGGAAATTGATGCAAATATCCTGGCCTTGGTCAGAATGGACCAGATTGCCAGTACATTTGATTCGGAAAAATTCCCGCCATCGAAATTCAATGTTATGGAAGTTCAGATGGCGATCATGGATCATTTTATCCACGGTATTTTGACCGATAAAGGAAGAGAACTATTTTATAAAATCAATAATCAGGATTAA
- the purL gene encoding phosphoribosylformylglycinamidine synthase: MILFFQSPQKNTIYALEAKQPVAPEDLQKLSWLFGEASQLAQEKVEGSYAGPRKEMITPWSTNAVEITANMGISGILRIEEFSLLEEGQEIDPMLQAKYDGLGQDTFTIDLKPEEVLSITDIKSYNVQEGLALSDEEIGYLEKVSKSLGRPLTDSEVFGFSQVNSEHCRHKIFNGTFVIDGEEKENTLFQLIKKTSIKHPNKIVSAYKDNVAFVKGPKAQQFAPKSQDKADYFQPESIDTVLSLKAETHNFPTTVEPFNGAATGSGGEIRDRLAGGTASIPLAGTAVYMTSYSRSEAGRSWEKDLNERKWLYQTPMDILIKASNGASDFGNKFGQPLICGSVLTFEHEENDKQFGFDKVIMLAGGIGFTREKYSLKNTPVKGNKIVIMGGDNYRIGMGGSAVSSVNTGEFSNSIELNAIQRSNPEMQKRVANVIRAMAENDHNPIISIHDHGAGGHLNCLSELVEDTGGNIDIDKLPVGDPTLSAKEIIGNESQERMGLVIGEEHVETLKKISERERAPFYVVGETTGDMHFRFENKNSGEKPIDWDLSHMFGSSPKTILTDNKATTQYAEPVYQTADLKQYIAEVLQLEAVACKDWLTNKVDRSVTGRVATQQTTGAIQVPLNNVAVMAIDFTGKKGIATSIGHAPVAALTNPEAGSKLAIAEALTNLVWAPIEDGLSGISLSANWMWPAKNEGENDRLYRAVQSVSDFAIDLGINIPTGKDSLSMTQKYPDGKTVYSPGTVIISSVGECADIRKTVTPDLKPVTGTKLLYIDFSKDNAQLGGSSFAQVVNKIGNTPPTVKDNDYFAKAFMAVQQLVAKGLLLSGHDISSGGLITTLLEMTFPTKACGLNVKTDQLEEKDIIKALFAENPGVVVQAKDAKTVKANLEELGISYITIAEVTTDGKVTLEGVDMSLDVASHRDTWFKSSYLLDQKQSGQRLAKDRFDNYKQQPLEFTFGKNWEGTYDAFKLNPYRHEANGTKAAIIREKGVNGDREMAYALWLAGFDVKDVHMTDLITGRETLEDVNMIVFVGGFSNSDVLGSAKGWAGAFLFNEKAKTALDNFYARPDTLSLGVCNGCQLMIELGLINRDHDVKPKMLHNESHKFESSFVNVDIPENNTVMFGSLSGQRLGVWVAHGEGKFSLPKEEEAYNIGMKYSYQAYPGNPNGSDYAVAGLASRDGRHLAIMPHIERSLAPWNWPDYPEELIDQEITPWVEAFVNAKEWVASHQ; this comes from the coding sequence ATGATTCTCTTTTTCCAATCCCCACAAAAAAACACCATCTACGCTCTAGAAGCCAAACAACCTGTCGCACCTGAGGACCTCCAAAAGCTTTCATGGCTCTTTGGCGAAGCCAGCCAGCTCGCACAGGAAAAGGTGGAAGGCAGCTATGCCGGCCCCAGAAAAGAAATGATCACTCCCTGGTCTACCAATGCAGTGGAAATCACTGCCAATATGGGCATCTCGGGAATCCTTAGAATTGAGGAGTTCAGTCTCCTGGAGGAAGGCCAGGAAATTGACCCTATGCTCCAGGCCAAGTACGATGGACTTGGGCAGGACACCTTTACCATCGACCTGAAACCAGAAGAAGTGCTGTCGATCACCGACATCAAATCTTATAATGTACAGGAAGGCCTTGCCCTGAGCGATGAGGAAATCGGATATTTGGAAAAGGTCAGCAAAAGTCTTGGCAGGCCACTGACCGACAGTGAGGTTTTCGGCTTCAGCCAAGTGAATTCCGAACACTGCCGCCACAAGATATTCAATGGCACCTTTGTCATCGATGGAGAGGAAAAGGAAAACACCCTATTCCAGTTGATCAAAAAAACCTCTATCAAGCATCCGAATAAAATCGTTTCTGCCTATAAGGACAATGTGGCCTTCGTTAAGGGACCAAAGGCGCAGCAATTTGCCCCCAAAAGCCAGGATAAAGCCGATTATTTCCAGCCAGAAAGCATCGACACCGTCCTTTCGCTAAAGGCGGAAACGCATAATTTCCCCACTACTGTAGAACCTTTTAATGGCGCTGCCACCGGTTCGGGAGGAGAAATCCGGGACAGGCTGGCAGGAGGAACGGCCTCCATTCCACTGGCCGGTACGGCCGTATACATGACCTCCTACTCCAGAAGCGAGGCGGGAAGAAGCTGGGAAAAGGATCTCAACGAGCGAAAATGGCTCTACCAAACCCCAATGGACATCCTGATCAAGGCCTCCAACGGTGCCAGTGATTTTGGCAATAAATTTGGACAGCCCTTGATCTGTGGAAGTGTCCTTACCTTTGAGCATGAAGAAAACGATAAGCAGTTTGGCTTTGACAAGGTCATCATGCTGGCAGGTGGTATTGGATTTACCAGGGAAAAATACAGCCTTAAGAACACCCCGGTAAAAGGCAACAAAATCGTCATCATGGGCGGCGACAACTACCGCATTGGCATGGGCGGAAGTGCCGTTTCTTCGGTAAACACCGGTGAATTCAGCAATTCCATCGAGCTGAATGCCATTCAGCGCTCCAACCCTGAAATGCAAAAAAGAGTGGCCAATGTCATTCGAGCCATGGCCGAAAACGACCATAATCCTATCATCTCCATCCACGACCACGGAGCCGGCGGACACCTTAACTGCCTGTCTGAACTGGTAGAAGATACGGGAGGAAATATCGACATTGATAAACTTCCCGTGGGCGACCCTACCCTATCTGCCAAGGAGATCATCGGCAACGAGTCCCAGGAAAGAATGGGATTGGTCATCGGCGAGGAGCATGTGGAAACCTTGAAAAAAATATCCGAACGTGAACGTGCTCCATTCTATGTGGTGGGTGAAACCACCGGGGACATGCACTTCAGGTTTGAAAACAAAAACTCGGGAGAAAAACCGATCGACTGGGACTTGTCCCATATGTTTGGCAGCTCTCCCAAAACCATCCTTACCGACAACAAAGCAACGACACAATATGCAGAGCCTGTCTACCAAACCGCTGATCTGAAGCAGTATATTGCCGAGGTTCTCCAATTGGAAGCTGTGGCCTGTAAGGACTGGCTCACCAATAAAGTGGATAGATCGGTAACAGGTCGTGTGGCCACCCAGCAGACCACTGGCGCCATCCAGGTACCCCTGAACAACGTCGCTGTCATGGCCATAGACTTTACCGGTAAAAAAGGCATCGCTACTTCCATCGGGCATGCTCCCGTGGCGGCTTTGACCAACCCGGAAGCAGGATCCAAACTGGCCATCGCAGAAGCACTTACCAACTTGGTATGGGCACCGATAGAGGACGGGCTCAGCGGTATTTCGCTCAGTGCCAACTGGATGTGGCCTGCCAAAAACGAGGGAGAAAACGACCGCCTGTACAGGGCCGTTCAGTCGGTGAGCGACTTTGCCATTGACTTGGGCATCAATATCCCTACCGGAAAAGATTCCCTGTCCATGACCCAAAAATACCCTGACGGCAAGACCGTCTACTCACCCGGCACGGTCATCATCTCCAGCGTGGGCGAATGTGCCGATATCCGCAAGACGGTCACTCCAGACCTGAAACCGGTGACGGGCACCAAACTGCTTTATATAGACTTCTCCAAGGACAATGCTCAGTTGGGAGGAAGCAGTTTTGCACAAGTGGTCAATAAAATAGGCAATACACCGCCTACTGTCAAGGACAATGACTACTTCGCAAAAGCCTTTATGGCCGTGCAGCAATTGGTAGCAAAGGGACTGCTCCTTTCAGGACACGACATCTCCTCTGGTGGTTTGATCACCACGCTACTGGAAATGACCTTCCCTACCAAGGCTTGCGGACTGAATGTCAAAACGGACCAACTCGAAGAGAAGGACATTATCAAAGCCCTTTTTGCTGAAAATCCCGGCGTGGTCGTCCAGGCCAAGGATGCCAAAACTGTAAAAGCCAACCTGGAAGAACTTGGCATTTCCTACATCACCATTGCAGAAGTCACCACTGACGGCAAGGTAACCCTGGAAGGAGTGGACATGTCACTCGATGTGGCCTCACACCGGGACACTTGGTTCAAATCATCCTACCTGCTGGACCAAAAACAAAGTGGTCAGCGGCTTGCCAAGGACCGATTTGACAATTATAAGCAGCAGCCATTGGAATTTACGTTTGGCAAGAACTGGGAAGGCACTTACGATGCCTTTAAGCTAAACCCTTACCGGCATGAAGCCAATGGCACCAAAGCCGCCATCATCCGGGAAAAGGGGGTAAATGGAGACAGGGAAATGGCCTACGCACTATGGCTGGCAGGGTTTGATGTCAAGGACGTCCACATGACCGACCTTATCACTGGTCGTGAGACGTTGGAAGATGTCAATATGATCGTTTTCGTAGGAGGTTTCTCCAATTCCGATGTGTTGGGATCCGCCAAGGGCTGGGCAGGAGCTTTCCTGTTCAATGAAAAGGCAAAAACCGCTTTGGACAATTTCTATGCCCGTCCTGATACGCTGAGCCTTGGTGTATGTAACGGTTGTCAGTTAATGATAGAACTTGGGCTGATCAACCGTGACCATGACGTGAAGCCAAAGATGTTGCACAATGAAAGCCATAAATTCGAATCTTCCTTTGTCAATGTGGACATTCCTGAAAACAACACCGTGATGTTCGGTTCTCTTTCCGGCCAACGGTTAGGGGTATGGGTGGCCCATGGTGAAGGAAAGTTCTCCCTTCCCAAAGAAGAGGAAGCGTACAATATTGGCATGAAATACAGCTACCAGGCCTACCCTGGCAATCCTAATGGTTCGGATTACGCCGTAGCCGGTTTGGCCTCACGTGATGGCCGCCACTTGGCCATTATGCCACATATCGAACGCTCCCTGGCACCTTGGAACTGGCCTGATTACCCCGAGGAACTAATAGATCAGGAAATCACGCCGTGGGTAGAAGCCTTCGTCAATGCCAAAGAATGGGTAGCTTCCCACCAATAG
- a CDS encoding DUF6922 domain-containing protein: protein MKSIKSNTAYPNLPQRLFWDFDFDKLDWDKSYRTVIERVIERGTKTELTEMTRYYGKNLIKSALKDEINYLPEYAIDLVEQNFGLKRTQLKCYKKTQSRHQHWL from the coding sequence ATGAAATCCATAAAATCAAATACAGCATATCCAAACCTACCTCAAAGGTTGTTCTGGGATTTCGATTTCGATAAACTGGATTGGGATAAAAGCTATCGAACAGTCATCGAAAGGGTAATTGAGCGGGGTACTAAAACTGAATTGACTGAAATGACGAGGTATTATGGCAAAAACTTAATTAAGTCTGCTTTAAAAGACGAGATCAATTATCTTCCTGAATATGCCATTGACTTGGTTGAACAAAATTTTGGCTTAAAAAGAACCCAACTCAAATGCTACAAAAAGACACAGTCTCGGCATCAACATTGGCTTTGA
- a CDS encoding type IV toxin-antitoxin system AbiEi family antitoxin domain-containing protein, with amino-acid sequence MHLKTKGILSQIKKGLYTAGPGLTNDKPDLILLANHILGPSYVSMETALSHYGMIPERVFEITSMCTKSSREFHTLYGTFSYRQLPLTYYALGIRSTPVSTNQFALMATPEKAICDKIVTTPGTIRSIASAYNFLVENLRMDEFQLRKLDLESIRKWLVVSPKSSSIYYIIKMIERL; translated from the coding sequence ATGCATTTAAAGACCAAAGGAATATTGAGCCAAATAAAAAAAGGGCTCTATACAGCTGGTCCAGGATTGACCAATGATAAACCTGACCTGATCCTGCTGGCAAACCACATTCTTGGCCCAAGTTATGTCTCCATGGAAACCGCCCTATCACATTATGGAATGATCCCCGAAAGGGTCTTTGAGATTACCTCCATGTGTACCAAAAGCTCCCGGGAATTTCATACTCTCTACGGAACATTTTCCTACAGGCAGCTACCACTTACCTACTATGCTTTGGGAATAAGATCAACCCCTGTTTCAACGAACCAGTTTGCACTAATGGCCACTCCAGAAAAGGCTATATGTGACAAAATCGTCACTACTCCAGGCACTATCAGAAGCATAGCTTCGGCTTATAATTTCCTTGTTGAGAACTTACGAATGGACGAATTCCAGCTTAGAAAACTTGATTTAGAATCAATCCGTAAATGGTTGGTAGTATCCCCCAAAAGCAGTAGCATTTATTACATAATAAAAATGATTGAGCGGTTATGA
- a CDS encoding nucleotidyl transferase AbiEii/AbiGii toxin family protein, whose amino-acid sequence MIKDWLNTYNPGNEQEAKDALREIMQEIALSGLYRSGFFEKAAFYGGTALRIFYGLDRFSEDLDFSLLKEDTSFSIAKYENAIIDEFASLGMNVSIKEKNKTADSNINSAFLKSETVWKELILEGIIPQNGLKQMANIKIKLEIDTKPPLGFDTEEKLLLKPFSFYVKCFSISDLFAGKMHALLFRRWGTNVKGRDWYDMEWYIRRDTKLNLSHFAVRAMDSGDWKKNQISETEFLELLNRRIDTVNMDYVKRDIRRFIKTPSVLDIWNKNYFKDLIKHLQFTT is encoded by the coding sequence ATGATCAAAGATTGGTTAAATACATATAATCCCGGAAATGAGCAAGAAGCTAAAGACGCATTGAGGGAAATTATGCAAGAAATTGCTCTTTCAGGGCTCTATAGATCAGGGTTCTTCGAAAAAGCGGCTTTTTACGGAGGGACAGCTCTTAGGATATTCTATGGCTTGGACAGGTTTTCTGAGGACCTCGATTTTAGTCTTTTGAAGGAGGACACTTCATTTTCCATTGCCAAATACGAAAATGCAATCATCGACGAATTCGCATCTCTGGGAATGAACGTATCGATAAAGGAAAAAAACAAAACAGCAGACAGCAACATTAATTCGGCCTTCCTGAAATCGGAAACAGTGTGGAAGGAACTTATTTTGGAAGGAATAATCCCCCAAAACGGACTTAAACAAATGGCAAACATAAAGATAAAGCTTGAGATCGACACCAAGCCACCATTGGGCTTTGATACCGAAGAAAAGCTATTGTTAAAACCCTTTTCCTTTTACGTCAAATGTTTCTCCATTTCCGATCTGTTTGCAGGAAAAATGCATGCTCTTTTGTTCAGAAGATGGGGCACCAATGTAAAAGGGAGGGATTGGTACGATATGGAATGGTATATCCGGAGAGATACCAAATTGAATTTATCTCATTTTGCCGTTCGGGCAATGGATAGTGGTGACTGGAAGAAAAACCAAATATCAGAAACTGAGTTTCTTGAATTATTAAATAGAAGAATAGACACTGTAAATATGGATTATGTCAAAAGGGATATACGTAGATTCATAAAAACACCAAGCGTTTTGGATATCTGGAACAAGAATTATTTTAAAGATTTGATAAAGCATCTACAATTCACCACCTAA